Proteins from one Vibrio coralliirubri genomic window:
- a CDS encoding AEC family transporter yields the protein MNTLWEQFAFSASVTGPICLMLFLGVMLKRIGLINDNFIDVASKVVFQVTLPAMLFLSIVQSNHNFSASSALVAFGVIANFIFFLFTIFSTKLVFKGSKDQGVIVQGGFRANTAIIGLAYVANIYGNQGVALAAIYVASLTVLYNIQAVIALTPKGEDTGAKAIKVIAKSITKNPLIIAIFLAVVFYALSIPIPKMVTDAGQYFANMTLPLALLCTGGSLDISSLKQEKLSTWFASSYKLIASPLLITLAAGYLGFEGLDLGLIFLMSAAPTAAASYVMARAMGGNSTLAANIIALTTVVSLITCTLGIFVLTAMDLI from the coding sequence GGTGTGATGCTCAAGCGAATCGGCTTAATCAATGACAATTTCATTGATGTCGCATCTAAGGTCGTCTTTCAAGTCACCCTGCCCGCAATGCTATTTCTGAGTATTGTTCAATCGAATCACAACTTTTCAGCCAGTAGCGCGTTAGTTGCCTTTGGCGTCATCGCTAACTTTATCTTTTTCTTGTTCACGATTTTCTCGACCAAGTTAGTATTTAAAGGTTCGAAAGATCAAGGTGTGATTGTCCAAGGTGGATTTCGCGCCAATACCGCGATCATCGGCCTCGCCTATGTGGCTAATATCTATGGCAACCAAGGCGTGGCATTGGCGGCTATCTATGTCGCATCCCTAACCGTGCTGTATAACATTCAAGCCGTAATTGCACTGACACCCAAAGGCGAAGACACTGGCGCGAAAGCGATTAAAGTAATCGCCAAGTCGATTACCAAAAACCCATTGATCATCGCTATTTTCTTAGCGGTCGTCTTCTATGCGCTTTCTATTCCTATCCCCAAAATGGTCACTGACGCTGGTCAATACTTTGCCAACATGACGTTGCCTTTAGCACTGCTTTGTACCGGTGGGTCGCTAGACATCAGCTCACTCAAACAAGAAAAATTGTCGACGTGGTTCGCCTCTAGCTACAAGTTAATTGCCTCACCGTTACTGATTACACTGGCGGCTGGGTACTTAGGATTTGAAGGGCTCGATCTCGGGCTTATCTTCTTGATGAGCGCGGCACCAACGGCAGCGGCAAGCTACGTTATGGCTCGTGCGATGGGAGGAAACTCAACACTGGCGGCTAACATCATCGCGCTTACTACTGTTGTTTCTCTTATCACTTGTACTCTCGGTATTTTTGTACTTACTGCAATGGATTTAATATAG
- a CDS encoding acyltransferase, which translates to MSSVQHTPSQHIASIELGRVIAILAIIGLHGQMALTYWQIDEVPWIGYILNQTARFAVPLFFLISGYLIQPKLTAAPWQTVINYSKPLLKVWLAWSIICLVMPFNLAKVEEFGYLGERQGYWGFLMNTPLNSFLEGGLVHLWFIPALVCAVLIIALIVEMKLDKLLLPVAIVLYVYGVLAGSYATLTGLEAPFFTRNGPFFSTLMVTLGFLIRQNQWKVSSTKALGLLALGMLIHFAEAAWLTTFDVGFNMNDFLFGTALWGMGVFMWLLANPNMGNYAWVRAISNRMLGIYVSHLLIIIVLFNVCGVLGITELAKDVTVFFGTVLLSFGLVVGIEKTPLRRVLLR; encoded by the coding sequence ATGTCTTCCGTTCAACATACGCCTTCACAACACATCGCCAGTATCGAGTTAGGCCGAGTGATTGCTATCTTGGCGATCATTGGTTTACACGGTCAAATGGCACTCACTTATTGGCAAATAGATGAAGTGCCTTGGATCGGTTATATACTCAACCAAACCGCTCGTTTTGCGGTACCTCTGTTTTTCCTAATTTCCGGTTATCTTATTCAGCCCAAGTTGACTGCAGCCCCCTGGCAGACCGTCATTAACTACTCTAAACCACTGCTTAAGGTTTGGTTGGCATGGAGTATCATTTGCTTAGTGATGCCATTCAACCTCGCGAAGGTAGAAGAGTTTGGTTACCTAGGTGAGCGCCAAGGCTATTGGGGTTTCTTAATGAACACTCCGCTTAACTCTTTCTTAGAGGGTGGATTGGTTCATTTATGGTTTATTCCCGCTCTCGTATGTGCAGTTTTGATCATTGCTTTGATAGTCGAAATGAAACTCGACAAACTGCTATTACCAGTGGCTATTGTACTTTACGTTTATGGTGTTTTAGCGGGCAGCTACGCAACGCTAACCGGGTTAGAAGCACCCTTCTTCACGCGTAATGGCCCGTTCTTTAGCACGTTAATGGTGACCTTAGGTTTCCTTATTCGTCAGAATCAATGGAAGGTGTCATCAACTAAAGCGTTGGGGCTATTAGCATTAGGCATGTTGATTCACTTTGCTGAGGCGGCATGGCTCACCACGTTCGACGTCGGATTCAACATGAATGATTTCTTGTTTGGCACAGCGCTATGGGGGATGGGCGTGTTCATGTGGCTTTTGGCTAATCCAAATATGGGTAACTACGCTTGGGTTCGTGCCATTTCAAATCGCATGCTGGGTATCTACGTCAGCCATCTGTTGATCATTATCGTGTTGTTCAATGTCTGTGGAGTTTTAGGCATTACGGAATTGGCAAAAGACGTTACGGTATTTTTTGGCACCGTATTGTTGAGCTTCGGGTTGGTTGTTGGAATCGAGAAAACACCACTGCGACGCGTGCTACTTCGCTAA
- a CDS encoding 6-pyruvoyl trahydropterin synthase family protein, with the protein MNLFVRDLTVIDSSYICEHRGVVGDSWILDVTMSGELNEMSMVLDFSKVKKQIKQLVDEHVDHRLLLPMQNAAIVLQASKAGYSKVDVLRGDKSLHLHCPDEAYCLIDAEAITIESVTAHVYNILRDNLPSNVTGLEITLRHENINGAFYHYTHGLKKHDGNCQRIAHGHRSPVEIVVDGQRDEQREQAFAQRWEDIYLGSKEDQVSVSSLNLSEHANSVNDESHYGFRYTAPQGEFELAIAKSETEILPTDTTVELLAGYIADQVEPSLAENQSLQIVAYEGVGKGAMAFR; encoded by the coding sequence TTGAACCTATTTGTAAGAGACCTTACCGTTATCGATTCTTCATACATCTGTGAACACAGAGGGGTCGTAGGAGATAGTTGGATTTTAGATGTCACCATGTCTGGTGAACTTAATGAAATGAGCATGGTGCTGGATTTTAGCAAGGTCAAAAAACAGATCAAACAGCTCGTCGATGAGCACGTTGATCACCGCTTACTGTTGCCGATGCAAAATGCTGCAATTGTTCTTCAAGCGAGCAAAGCGGGCTACTCTAAGGTTGATGTGTTGCGTGGTGACAAGAGCCTTCACCTACATTGCCCAGATGAAGCATATTGCCTCATTGATGCAGAAGCGATCACCATCGAGAGTGTGACCGCACACGTTTACAATATTCTTCGCGATAACCTACCAAGTAACGTCACAGGGTTAGAGATCACCCTTCGTCATGAGAACATTAATGGCGCGTTCTACCACTACACCCATGGCTTGAAAAAGCATGATGGCAACTGCCAACGCATCGCCCATGGTCACCGTTCTCCAGTAGAAATTGTGGTTGATGGTCAGCGTGACGAGCAACGCGAACAAGCATTTGCTCAGCGTTGGGAAGACATTTACTTAGGTTCTAAAGAAGACCAAGTTTCTGTTTCATCACTTAACCTGAGTGAACACGCGAACAGTGTTAATGATGAAAGTCACTATGGCTTCCGCTACACAGCGCCACAAGGCGAATTTGAGCTGGCGATTGCTAAGAGTGAGACGGAAATTTTACCGACCGATACCACGGTGGAATTACTTGCGGGTTATATTGCGGATCAAGTTGAACCGAGCCTAGCAGAGAACCAATCACTACAAATCGTCGCTTATGAAGGTGTTGGCAAGGGTGCAATGGCGTTCCGATAA
- a CDS encoding AraC family transcriptional regulator gives MDLLSQLMEHFSIRTGVFYSGNLCGVSSFNAQQGKEGHLHVLSAGKLSLSSAHTEHRHLSQPCIVYLPNSTPHAIEGVGDGAEVVCANVEYRSGQMNPLLSALPDVIVIPLEEAPNLMPVIEVLSNESSQESSGQQYLMDKLSDALMALIFRHLIEQQKIDSGVFSALAHPRLASVVTAIHRLPARHYSIAEMALLAAMSRTQFIEAFKREVGETPGDYVQKWRVSVAQSLLLQNKPINWVADEVGYNSYSGFSRAFQHVAGVSPRRWLKQNVS, from the coding sequence ATGGATCTGCTTTCACAACTCATGGAACACTTCTCGATACGCACCGGCGTTTTCTATTCTGGAAACCTGTGTGGAGTATCGTCATTTAACGCGCAACAAGGTAAAGAGGGGCACCTTCATGTATTGAGCGCGGGGAAGTTGAGCTTGTCTAGCGCTCATACGGAACACAGGCATTTGTCGCAGCCTTGCATTGTTTATTTGCCGAATAGCACGCCACATGCGATTGAAGGCGTGGGAGACGGTGCGGAAGTGGTGTGCGCGAACGTGGAGTATCGTTCTGGGCAGATGAATCCTTTGTTGTCGGCTCTGCCTGACGTGATAGTGATTCCCCTTGAGGAGGCACCTAACTTAATGCCAGTGATCGAGGTGTTATCTAATGAGTCGAGCCAGGAATCGTCGGGGCAGCAGTACTTAATGGACAAATTGAGCGATGCCTTGATGGCTTTGATTTTCCGCCATCTCATCGAACAACAGAAAATTGATAGCGGCGTTTTCTCGGCGCTTGCTCACCCTCGATTGGCTTCTGTGGTCACGGCTATTCATCGATTACCTGCTCGTCATTATTCGATTGCCGAAATGGCGTTACTGGCCGCGATGTCTCGCACTCAGTTTATTGAAGCGTTCAAACGAGAAGTGGGTGAAACGCCGGGAGATTATGTGCAAAAGTGGCGAGTCTCTGTGGCTCAATCTCTGTTATTGCAAAATAAGCCGATCAATTGGGTCGCTGATGAAGTGGGTTACAATAGCTATTCAGGATTCTCACGTGCTTTTCAACATGTTGCCGGAGTGTCGCCGCGCCGTTGGCTAAAGCAAAATGTGTCGTGA
- a CDS encoding YHS domain-containing (seleno)protein, producing the protein MSHMKSTSQKITLLAALLGTSFSLMAADLDMSVDSNDLAIKGYDPVAYFANEGPVKGTSEFTATYKNAIYNFASSENRDKFRANPEAYAPQYGGYCAFGVAMGKKFETDPLAWKVEDGKLYLNLDKSVQKRWLENTQEFIQDANSNWTTIKTVEAYKL; encoded by the coding sequence ATGTCACACATGAAATCGACTAGTCAAAAAATCACTCTATTGGCCGCGTTACTAGGCACCAGCTTTTCGTTAATGGCAGCAGACCTTGATATGAGTGTCGACAGCAATGATCTCGCGATCAAAGGCTATGATCCTGTCGCTTACTTTGCCAATGAAGGCCCAGTAAAAGGCACATCGGAGTTCACAGCAACCTATAAGAATGCGATCTATAACTTTGCGAGCAGTGAAAACAGAGATAAATTTCGAGCCAATCCAGAAGCCTATGCCCCTCAGTATGGCGGTTACTGCGCGTTTGGAGTAGCCATGGGCAAGAAGTTTGAAACCGACCCTCTCGCTTGGAAAGTGGAAGATGGGAAGTTGTATCTGAACTTAGACAAATCGGTTCAAAAACGCTGGCTGGAGAATACACAAGAGTTCATCCAAGACGCCAACAGCAACTGGACAACCATCAAAACCGTAGAAGCCTATAAGCTCTAG
- a CDS encoding START domain-containing protein, with translation MTLPRILVLGLCALSTLTYANPWQFVKSEDGIMIDKRPHSEGLVEIRAQMQTPTTYSGFLLLLEDSENVPNWIDNVSQSRVLMQISEAENIVYTQFKAPWPARDRDMVTYSKYSIEDGQFVLSIKDASNYLAKESGYIRIYDVDALWTLQPLTNGNTYITYTAYANAGGILPNWLMNKLSIGSALSTFKGLKEQLPKYQGHQHPNLPSESR, from the coding sequence ATGACATTACCTAGGATTTTGGTACTCGGCCTCTGCGCCCTATCGACACTGACTTATGCCAACCCATGGCAGTTCGTCAAAAGTGAAGATGGCATCATGATTGACAAAAGGCCACACAGCGAAGGCTTGGTCGAGATACGAGCGCAAATGCAAACGCCCACCACTTATTCCGGTTTTTTACTATTGCTGGAAGACAGCGAGAACGTGCCAAACTGGATAGATAATGTGTCGCAAAGTCGTGTGTTGATGCAGATATCTGAGGCGGAAAACATCGTCTATACCCAATTCAAAGCACCGTGGCCTGCCAGAGATCGAGACATGGTGACCTACTCAAAATACAGCATCGAGGATGGGCAGTTTGTTTTGTCGATAAAGGATGCGTCGAACTATTTGGCGAAAGAGTCGGGGTATATTCGAATTTACGATGTGGACGCACTTTGGACACTGCAACCGCTGACTAATGGCAATACCTACATCACCTACACCGCGTATGCGAACGCAGGTGGCATCCTACCGAATTGGTTGATGAACAAGTTATCGATAGGCAGTGCACTGAGCACGTTTAAGGGACTAAAAGAACAGTTACCAAAGTACCAAGGCCACCAGCATCCTAACCTGCCAAGTGAGTCTCGCTAA
- a CDS encoding MAPEG family protein — protein MVTALYAALLTVVMIWLAIEVIKQRRINLVAHADGGVESLQIARSAQSNAMDYIPITVILMGLLEMNGAGVWLIHVIGVTFIVGRVIHAKGILAKNFKGRKVGMVLTLICMISLIVLNLAYLPFDKMF, from the coding sequence ATGGTTACAGCACTCTACGCAGCCTTGCTGACGGTCGTAATGATTTGGTTAGCAATAGAGGTGATCAAGCAAAGGCGAATCAATCTTGTTGCTCATGCTGATGGCGGTGTTGAGTCGTTACAGATAGCACGTTCGGCACAAAGTAACGCGATGGATTACATCCCAATCACCGTGATTTTGATGGGATTGTTAGAGATGAATGGTGCCGGTGTGTGGCTGATTCATGTCATTGGTGTGACGTTTATTGTAGGGCGAGTGATTCATGCGAAAGGGATTTTAGCGAAGAACTTCAAAGGTCGAAAAGTGGGGATGGTGTTAACGCTTATCTGCATGATCTCTTTGATTGTCCTAAACTTAGCTTACCTACCTTTTGATAAAATGTTCTAG
- a CDS encoding YjiG family protein, protein MSEVKVKKPMVTDIFVEGAKKGWVIATTSTVPNVLMAFVIIKALQITGALDLMGSVFAPIMAVFGLPGEAAAVLIGAWMSMGGAVGVVITLFDQGILNGNHIAILAPAIYLMGSQVQYMGRIMGPIGTEGRYIPVMIAISVLNAFGAMFLMNIIL, encoded by the coding sequence ATGAGCGAAGTTAAAGTAAAGAAACCAATGGTTACTGATATTTTCGTTGAAGGTGCTAAGAAAGGCTGGGTTATTGCGACTACCTCTACGGTACCGAATGTTCTGATGGCGTTTGTGATCATCAAGGCATTGCAGATAACGGGTGCGCTGGATTTGATGGGCAGTGTATTTGCTCCAATTATGGCGGTATTTGGTTTACCTGGCGAAGCGGCAGCAGTATTGATTGGTGCGTGGATGTCGATGGGTGGCGCTGTGGGCGTGGTTATCACGCTGTTTGACCAAGGCATTCTGAACGGCAACCATATCGCTATCTTGGCGCCTGCTATCTACTTGATGGGCTCTCAAGTGCAGTACATGGGCCGTATTATGGGACCAATCGGTACTGAAGGTCGCTACATCCCGGTGATGATTGCGATATCGGTATTGAATGCCTTTGGTGCAATGTTCTTGATGAACATTATTTTGTAA
- a CDS encoding nucleoside recognition domain-containing protein — MTNPTKTDRKVTIGSYIALAFAIVFFSGLMQSNEWYGVFDFTTLNGSFGKVAYDVSETADGIQAATTSLRGKGGSGARDGFIFALTLIPTVMFALGMINVLEHYGALDAARKLLTPLLRPLMGIPGNSGLALIASLQSTDAGAAMTRQLKDEGHLTKRETDVFTMFQFTAGAAIVNFFSSGAVLFTLTAMDGSLAVTSSIGLAVAVMFIFKFVGANLFRIYLNITEGKEDKPKSDKEQKLEEEVA; from the coding sequence ATGACTAATCCAACCAAAACCGATCGTAAAGTCACGATTGGCAGCTATATCGCACTCGCGTTCGCGATTGTGTTCTTTTCAGGTTTAATGCAGTCCAATGAATGGTATGGGGTGTTCGATTTTACAACGCTCAACGGTTCATTCGGTAAGGTCGCTTACGATGTGAGTGAAACGGCCGATGGTATTCAAGCGGCAACGACGTCACTGCGTGGTAAAGGCGGTAGTGGTGCTCGCGACGGTTTCATTTTTGCTTTGACACTTATTCCGACCGTGATGTTTGCACTGGGTATGATCAACGTACTTGAGCACTACGGTGCTCTGGATGCGGCTCGTAAACTGCTGACACCTCTGCTTCGCCCTCTGATGGGGATTCCGGGTAACTCAGGCTTGGCACTGATCGCTTCTTTGCAAAGTACCGATGCTGGCGCAGCGATGACACGTCAGCTGAAAGATGAAGGGCATCTCACTAAGCGTGAAACCGATGTGTTCACCATGTTCCAGTTTACGGCGGGTGCGGCGATCGTTAACTTTTTCTCTTCAGGTGCGGTGCTGTTCACTCTAACCGCAATGGATGGCTCTTTAGCGGTGACATCGTCAATTGGTTTGGCTGTCGCTGTGATGTTTATCTTTAAGTTTGTTGGCGCGAATCTGTTCCGTATTTACCTCAACATTACTGAAGGCAAAGAAGACAAACCAAAATCAGACAAAGAACAAAAACTGGAAGAGGAAGTAGCATAA
- the nhaD gene encoding sodium:proton antiporter NhaD: protein MLGIQLSAVLSLLLFSSVAGAATSQLGEPLKLTNSFAGYLSLTIFVIAYIVVMMEEYLKLRKSKPVLLAAGLIWIIIGFIYQEHNLVEVAKQALEHNLLEYAELLLFLLVAMTYISAMEERRLFDALQAWMVGKGFNFRSLFWLTGILAFFISPIADNLTTALLMCAVVLKVAGSNPKFVNLACVNIVIAANAGGAFSPFGDITTLMVWQAGYVSFSEFIPLFIPSVMNYLVPAMIMSYFVPTTQPDTVHQHVELKRGARRIVLLFIMTIGTAVAFHAVLHFPPVMGMMMGLAYLQFFGYFLRKTLPNSLAKKKAVAIANNDEGALKRLGSVVPFDVFRRVSHAEWDTLLFFYGVVMCVGGLSLLGYLELASGVMYSQWDPIWANIMVGILSAIVDNIPVMFAVLSMEPQMSMGNWLLITLTAGVGGSLLSIGSAAGVALMGAAHGKYTFFGHLKWMPVIMIGYAVSIAAHLWLNGGLF from the coding sequence ATGTTAGGTATCCAGCTTTCTGCTGTTCTCTCTTTGTTACTCTTTTCTTCGGTAGCAGGTGCTGCCACTTCTCAGTTGGGAGAACCACTCAAGCTCACCAACTCATTCGCTGGCTACCTATCCCTGACCATTTTCGTTATCGCCTACATCGTGGTGATGATGGAAGAGTACCTAAAGCTCCGAAAATCTAAGCCTGTGTTACTTGCGGCAGGCTTGATCTGGATAATCATTGGTTTTATCTACCAAGAACACAACCTTGTTGAAGTCGCTAAGCAAGCACTCGAACACAACTTACTGGAATACGCTGAGCTGTTACTTTTCCTACTCGTCGCCATGACCTACATCAGCGCCATGGAAGAGAGAAGACTATTTGATGCGCTGCAAGCGTGGATGGTGGGCAAAGGCTTTAATTTCCGCTCTCTGTTCTGGCTAACCGGTATTCTGGCCTTCTTTATCTCACCTATCGCCGACAACCTCACCACAGCTCTATTGATGTGCGCCGTGGTTCTGAAAGTCGCAGGATCTAACCCTAAATTCGTTAACCTAGCCTGTGTGAACATCGTGATAGCCGCTAACGCTGGCGGCGCATTCAGCCCATTCGGTGACATCACAACGTTGATGGTGTGGCAGGCTGGCTATGTAAGCTTCAGTGAGTTCATTCCCTTGTTTATTCCTTCAGTGATGAATTACCTCGTCCCTGCAATGATCATGTCTTACTTTGTTCCCACAACCCAACCCGACACGGTGCATCAGCACGTTGAATTAAAACGCGGTGCAAGACGCATCGTGTTGTTGTTCATCATGACCATCGGCACTGCGGTTGCTTTCCATGCCGTACTCCACTTCCCTCCAGTAATGGGCATGATGATGGGGCTGGCGTATCTACAGTTCTTTGGCTATTTCTTGCGTAAGACCTTGCCAAATTCTCTGGCGAAGAAAAAAGCGGTCGCGATTGCCAACAATGATGAGGGGGCATTGAAAAGGCTCGGTTCAGTCGTGCCCTTTGATGTATTTCGAAGAGTGTCGCATGCCGAATGGGACACGCTGTTGTTCTTCTACGGCGTGGTGATGTGTGTCGGTGGCTTGAGTCTACTGGGATACTTGGAGCTTGCCTCTGGCGTGATGTACAGCCAGTGGGATCCAATTTGGGCCAACATCATGGTGGGGATCTTATCTGCGATTGTCGATAACATCCCGGTGATGTTTGCCGTGTTATCGATGGAGCCTCAAATGTCGATGGGTAACTGGCTACTGATCACCTTAACCGCAGGCGTTGGCGGCAGCTTGTTATCTATTGGTAGTGCGGCAGGTGTGGCGTTAATGGGCGCGGCGCATGGCAAATACACCTTCTTTGGCCACTTGAAATGGATGCCAGTGATCATGATTGGCTATGCCGTCAGTATCGCGGCTCACCTATGGCTTAATGGTGGGCTTTTCTAA
- a CDS encoding methylated-DNA--[protein]-cysteine S-methyltransferase, with protein MDNRFTYYESPLGTVTLQANDEGLLGLWFETHTTKPEQLGVQDDSFPIFALAIEQLNRYFSGEAIQFSVPIAAKGTPFQQSVWQALTTIPYGETWSYAQLADAIGNPKAVRAVGLANGKNPVSVIVPCHRVIGKNGKLTGYAGGVERKQRLLVIEGREQD; from the coding sequence ATGGACAACCGTTTTACTTACTATGAGAGCCCATTGGGAACCGTGACGTTACAGGCGAACGATGAAGGCTTGCTCGGCCTTTGGTTCGAGACACATACCACCAAGCCGGAACAGTTGGGTGTTCAAGATGATAGCTTTCCGATCTTTGCATTGGCTATCGAGCAGCTTAATCGCTATTTCTCAGGCGAAGCTATTCAGTTTTCTGTGCCGATCGCAGCCAAGGGCACGCCATTTCAGCAGTCGGTTTGGCAGGCGCTGACGACCATTCCTTATGGAGAGACTTGGAGTTATGCACAACTGGCTGATGCGATAGGCAACCCGAAAGCCGTTCGTGCTGTGGGTTTGGCGAATGGCAAAAATCCGGTTTCAGTGATTGTGCCGTGTCACCGTGTGATTGGTAAAAATGGCAAGCTGACGGGTTATGCAGGTGGCGTAGAACGCAAACAGCGCTTATTGGTGATAGAGGGAAGAGAGCAAGACTAG
- a CDS encoding AlkA N-terminal domain-containing protein, giving the protein MSKKINHNSSLTSEQCHLARYARDARFDGMFFTAVKTTGIFCRPICPATPPKEENVEYFSHQAQALKAGYRPCLRCRPDSAPFSPAWKGVETTFLRAMQLIDNGALNSGSIVDLATRLGISDRYLRTLFDNYIGVSPKQYSLYSQLMFAKQLLHTSSMSITDVGFASGFNSTRRFNDAFQKELQLSPTQIRRAKPSDTLSNHIQLGFHGPLDWNHLLGFYRRRMIEGLEDVGEDYYQRTVNVNGSKGWFKATLAKENRLDIEFELDDISQLRSLIANIRRMFDLDVDIAKVETFFTTIDPNLVAKSGIRIPGVWSAWEAGVRAILGQQVSVTAAIGQLNLLVKELSDEHEKVCFPTPKQIAEADVSFLRMPGSRKETLKRFSEYMVDNEAQHPSKWIELKGIGPWTIQYALLRGLSEPNHLLVGDLVVKKFIEHRPAINTESVSPWGSYATFHCWNQS; this is encoded by the coding sequence ATGTCGAAAAAGATCAATCACAACAGCAGCTTAACCAGTGAGCAGTGCCATTTGGCTCGATATGCACGAGATGCTCGCTTTGATGGGATGTTTTTTACAGCGGTGAAAACGACAGGGATTTTTTGTCGCCCGATTTGCCCAGCCACACCACCCAAAGAAGAAAACGTCGAATATTTTTCCCATCAAGCTCAAGCATTGAAAGCGGGATATCGTCCTTGTTTGCGTTGTCGACCAGACAGCGCACCTTTTTCGCCGGCTTGGAAGGGCGTCGAAACCACTTTCTTACGTGCGATGCAGTTGATTGATAATGGCGCTCTGAATTCAGGATCTATCGTAGACCTTGCAACGCGGTTAGGTATTTCAGATCGTTATTTACGAACCTTATTCGACAATTACATCGGCGTGTCACCCAAGCAATATAGCCTGTACAGTCAATTGATGTTTGCCAAGCAGTTGTTGCACACCAGTAGCATGAGTATTACGGATGTCGGCTTTGCTAGTGGCTTCAATAGCACGCGCCGTTTTAATGATGCCTTTCAAAAAGAACTGCAGCTTTCGCCAACCCAAATTAGGCGAGCGAAGCCAAGTGACACTCTGAGTAATCATATTCAGCTTGGTTTTCATGGACCCTTAGATTGGAACCACTTGCTGGGTTTCTATCGACGAAGAATGATTGAGGGCTTAGAAGACGTTGGCGAAGATTATTATCAGCGCACGGTAAATGTGAACGGATCAAAGGGTTGGTTTAAGGCGACTTTAGCCAAAGAAAACCGCTTGGATATTGAATTTGAGTTGGATGATATAAGCCAATTAAGAAGCTTGATTGCGAATATACGCCGCATGTTTGATCTTGATGTCGATATTGCCAAGGTCGAGACGTTCTTTACGACTATCGATCCTAATTTGGTGGCTAAGAGTGGTATCCGTATTCCTGGCGTGTGGAGTGCTTGGGAGGCAGGCGTGAGAGCGATTCTAGGGCAGCAAGTCTCGGTAACGGCGGCGATTGGCCAACTTAACTTATTGGTGAAAGAGCTTTCTGATGAACATGAGAAGGTCTGCTTTCCAACGCCTAAACAGATAGCGGAGGCTGATGTTAGCTTCTTGAGAATGCCGGGAAGCCGCAAAGAGACCCTAAAGCGTTTTTCCGAATACATGGTCGACAATGAAGCTCAGCATCCTTCTAAATGGATTGAGCTAAAAGGCATTGGACCTTGGACGATTCAATATGCACTGCTTCGTGGGTTAAGCGAACCTAATCATCTGTTGGTTGGTGACTTGGTGGTGAAGAAGTTCATTGAGCATCGCCCCGCCATCAATACAGAGAGTGTTTCGCCTTGGGGGAGTTACGCCACGTTTCACTGTTGGAATCAGTCTTAA
- a CDS encoding LysR family transcriptional regulator — protein MDVKVFRTFLEVARVRHFGRAAENLYLTQAAVSARIKQLEGYFDTQLFIRDRNNIKLTSSGERLIGYAEVMVSTLQQAKFELSLESGKALQLTLGGTPNIWDAYLQNCLSVVTDSFGGYGFMAEVMGREQLNRNLLERTLDMAFAFDQIKAEELNCKKVADLVLVLVSTQQDDLESVFQHKYVYVDWGTRFGSEHAERHPKVPAPYLRTSTARIALDFILEKGGSAYLPVSLVEPFIDSGQLHKVKGVEDWYRPIYLSYRKSSTSVDAIMQVEKLVNEIDPSTAYTLQQAAEQAPE, from the coding sequence ATGGATGTGAAAGTATTTAGAACCTTTCTTGAGGTTGCAAGGGTGCGCCATTTTGGGCGTGCAGCTGAAAACTTGTATTTAACACAAGCGGCGGTGAGTGCGCGGATCAAACAGCTTGAAGGCTATTTTGATACTCAGCTCTTCATTCGTGACCGCAATAACATCAAACTCACATCTTCCGGTGAACGTTTGATTGGTTATGCCGAAGTGATGGTGTCCACCCTACAACAAGCCAAATTTGAGCTGTCGTTAGAGAGTGGTAAAGCCTTGCAGTTAACGCTGGGCGGCACGCCGAATATTTGGGATGCGTATCTGCAGAACTGTTTAAGTGTGGTAACCGACTCTTTTGGTGGTTACGGCTTTATGGCAGAGGTGATGGGGCGCGAGCAACTGAACCGTAATTTGTTAGAACGAACCTTAGATATGGCTTTCGCGTTCGATCAGATCAAAGCAGAAGAGCTGAACTGTAAAAAAGTCGCTGACTTGGTTTTGGTGTTGGTATCAACGCAGCAAGATGATCTGGAATCTGTATTTCAACATAAGTATGTGTATGTGGATTGGGGAACGCGCTTTGGTTCTGAACACGCAGAACGTCACCCTAAAGTGCCAGCACCGTACCTACGTACCTCTACAGCCCGTATCGCCCTCGATTTCATTTTAGAGAAAGGCGGCAGTGCGTATCTTCCGGTGTCTCTAGTCGAACCTTTTATCGATTCGGGTCAGCTGCACAAGGTGAAAGGGGTTGAAGACTGGTATCGCCCAATTTATCTGAGCTACCGTAAAAGCAGTACCTCAGTTGATGCGATTATGCAGGTTGAGAAGTTGGTTAACGAGATTGACCCATCGACTGCTTACACATTACAGCAAGCCGCTGAACAAGCGCCTGAGTAA